The Betta splendens chromosome 2, fBetSpl5.4, whole genome shotgun sequence nucleotide sequence GTGATGCGTtgtgatgtgttgtgttttgcaGCCAAACGTTTGATTCTGTTGATAACGTGTGTCGTGTTGAGCCTCAGTTTTAGTTGATAAGTGCAGCATTTCATCCTGCTCTGCTCTCACAGGACAGTTAGACTATTCAGATTCAGGTCCAGTTCCATGAGGCTGACCGGTACCATTCATTCAAGGCAGAGCAGCTTCACAGACATCACTGACACCAGCGAAAGGCAGACACCAACCACAGGAAGTCgacttcctgcaggaggaggctgacGGCCCCGAGCTGCTGTTTGGCCCCTGAACACATCACCAGCCACGTTAGAGTAGAACCCTGTGCCCTGAGCTCTGACTGCCAGGCGGCTGGATGCTGAGTctgggctggagctgctgcagtggtggAGGCCTCCATCTGATCCAGATGCTGAGGCTCAGGCttcctgtggagctgctgccgaTGAGAAGCTGACCTTATAAAATTCAGCACAGGAGGAACTGGATCCACAGCTTCTCCCTCCTTCACTGGAACAACTGGACTCTCCAGGATCAGAACCCGCTGGAAGACGACAGAAAGCAAAATGCCTTTTCAGCAGAAAGGTGAAACTCAGGTGCTGAGTCTATTTCTCACATGTAACTGGGCTAAAGTGTTGTTTCAGGCTGTAAACTCACTGTAATGCTGATGGTGACAGAATGACTGCATTCACCATAAACTCCACTGTCAGAGCTACGAGTCAGCgagtaacacacacacgtagtTTTACAGACCTCTGTTTCATCTGATGCTCCAGTCTGCAGAGTTTACCTGATGcccacagctcagagacacagatTCACACTGGAAGAACTGGGACCTGTTGGGAACGACTCTGAAGCTGGAAGAAACCCAGTGGTAACGAGCATCAAACTGTGACTGATGATCAACGGTTTGTTGAAGCTGAACTCAGCAGCGATGCTGCACCGCGTCAGCTCCATCCTGCTCCACTGCTGCCACagactgagcagctccttctcacctgtgtgaactttGACCAACACCAGTTTCCTGCTGTAACACCTCAGAGCtggctggaggtcagaggtcacagcagagcCAGTGGGTGGAGTTTGGGTTCAACGTCCTCATCCGTCCTACACCACCTCTACTAAACTACACCACCTCTACTAAACTACATCACCTCTACTAGACTACACCACCTCTACTAAACTACATCACCTCTACTAGACTACAGCACCTTTAATAGACTGCACCACCTCTATACTGGACTACACCAGCTCTCTACATGATTTCACTGTGACCAACACCATTTATaacctttttacatttattgtgaGACCCACAGTCATTTACATTATGAACTGCCTGTTTCACCACAGTCCTGGTTCCCCATGTTTACTGTTGTATGATCCTATCAGCACCACCCAGTTCAGactgagctggaggtggagaggaaaccAAGATAGAGTCAGTTTTCTCTGAGTTCTGCTCTGAAACCATTATCACCAGCAGCATCTCTGTGCTCCTGTGAAGCCCAGTGATTTATCTGACAACATGGAACCTAAAGGTCATTGGTGTCTTCAGATATGAGCAGTGTTTCATGTCGTCACCTCTGTAGCTTTTGTTGAACAGGAAACTTTATGCGCTGCCTTTAACACACCACATTCCACTTTCtccctgtttttatttgtctcttTGTGTAAACATGGTCAGTGATGTTTCTATTGCTAGAGttaagcacaaacacagctgaatgAGCAAAGAACATTTTGCTATCAGTCACAACAtctctgatgatgatgcatGTTACTGTTCATGTAATGAGGAAACAAATGTTGCATTTAAAGTCTTTGCAGGTAATTATAaaccagctacagtatgaaaacgttttttttcttattaaccGTTGAAATTGTTTTatagcttgtgtttgtgttctgtttcGTGTAGTTAGTTTGACTTTGTCTACGGCTCCACCTCTCCCTGGTCTAGTCTAGTGGTGATAAGAGGAACCGTACACAGTAACGCTGAGCTCTCAGAAACGCAGTCTTCCAGACGCCATGAAGACTCTGCTCTCTGGTAAGTTAAGAACTCACATTTCACCTTCACTCATCCTCTGGTTCTGTCACATCAGCATTAATCCAATAGTCCAATAATATTTAATCAATAACGTATTAACAAATATGATTTTAAAAGGAGAAAGTATCCTACTCATGTGATACAATGAGGACGAAAAAACCCAAGCCTCATTTTGGTAAAAGCGTCTAATAAAAAGTCTACAACTAAAAGCAACGAAGCCATGAAATAAGTCACGATAGGGTCAAAAAGTCAAATTTGTAAAAAATTGTGAATCTATAAAAAGGTTTTTATCTTGTGTAGCACAAAGTATAAAATGAGGCCTTGAGCCTCACATCACACTGAACACCAGACTTCCGCTGCTGTTTCCCCTTTTCTCCTATTGAACTGTATTGTTTGAATATGTGATGTGATGAGTTGACATTTGTTTGGACTACAGCATGTGCACACAGTGTATGTGCTGTTATAAACCTCATTTATTCTTTATCTTCTGTTGCTAAAGGtcacaatttaattaaatacaattttatacTTTTccaggtgtgtctgtgttgctgatGTCTAGATTGACTTTTAGTGaaggtgagaaaaaaaagagagagagagaaaacactggCACACGTTTATTCTCCaaggtctgtctgtctttatccatctgtctgtctgtctgtctgtctgtctgtctgtctgtacccgtctctctgtctgtctctaactttcagtctgtctctgtctgtctctaaccctctgtctgtctgtctgtctgtctgtctgtctgtctgtctgtacccgtctctctgtctgtctctaacttTCAGTCTgtctctatctgtctgtctctaaccctctgtctgtctgtctgtctgtctgtctgtctgtctgtaaccgTCTGCCTCTAatcccctgtctgtctgtcattctgtctgtctctaactgtctgtctctctctctctctaaccgtctgtctgtctctaactgtctgtctgtctctacccGTCTGTCTCtaaccatctgtctgtctcttaacaatctgtctgtctctgtctgtctgtctgtctctaactgtctgtctgtcattctttctgtctgtctgcctttctgtacCCGTCTGCCTCTAacccactgtctgtctgtctctaactgtctgtctgtctgtgtctaactgtctgtctgtctgtctgtgcccgTCTGTCTCTaaccctctgtctgtctgtctgtctgtctctctctctctctctctctctctaactgtctgtctgtctgtacccGTCTGCCTCTAACCCCCCGTCTGTCCTCCAGTCTCTCTGAACCTCAGTCCGAACCGTCTCCAGTTCTTCAGTGGAGactctgtgtctctgagctgtgttGAAGGTGGACAGACAGTTGATGGGACGGTGAGAAGGACCAGAGGAGGAACCACTGACCGCTGTGGACCAGCCGGTTCTGACTTTGGCCTGTTCCAGGACTCCTCCTGTGTTCTGGACCTGTTGTCATCCTACACTGGACTCTactggtgtgaaaccagttCTGGACGGAGCGACCGGGTCCAGATCAGCGTGTTCCACAGAGAAGGTACCGGGTTCTGACGGCTGCTCTTTATTTCTGGCTCTGTTCTCGTCTCACTGTTCGTGTCCCTGTTGTTTAGAGTTTCCTTTTATTCTGGAGATCCCTGCACATCCTGTGAcggcaggaagtgatgtcactctgcgctgcagaaacaaagatgGCTCCTTACGTGCAGCTTATTTCCTCAAGAACAACGCAGCCACTGGAGACGGGCTCAAAGTCCAGGAGTTGAGCATCAGAGCGGTCCAGCGGTCTGATGAAGGCCTCTACTCCTGTTCTACAGACGTCTCTGAGCCGTCTCCTCAGAGCTGgctgagggtcagaggtcaggacggtgacatcacttcctgtttaaagCCTGAACGCTGCTCTGATCCAGGTTCTGCTCTTTTCATACAGAACCTACAGGAACCTCTGCTCCACCCAGTACAACATCTGGAACGTCCCCTCCTCCTGACGTTCCCTCACTTCCTACACATCCTGCTTCCTCTGTCctagctccagcagctctgggtCTAGTGGTtgtactggttctggttctggttctggttggactgctgcagctgtgtaaaaAACCAACAGGTTTGAAAGTTTACAGCTAGTCGTCCTTTGATGAGTGAGGCTGAAGTTGTTTGGCTCAGACTGGTTCAACTTAGTAAAACATCTTTTACCTTGTTCTGTTGTCACTTGTTTGGTCAGTAAAGTATTATTATCAGAAGTATTATTATAGTAAAAGTAGCACAAGAATggtattattatcattattattagtaaaAGGAGCACAACtctaaactatactgtaaatacagtgtgCTCTGCAGAAAGGTCTGAACTGTGACACACTGATCTCCCCCACAGGAAACCTGCAGCCTGATCACTGCTTTAACCATGTGACCAATGCAGGAAATGCTACCTAAGCAACAGACCAAACAAGAGCCTTAATTAAGACGAAAACAAAGGAAGTCATGTAGGTTTAATGAATGTAAAGAAACTGAGACCAGATATAGAACAAGGCTGTTATGCCAGTAGGACGTGGCCTCTGTTGGAGCCGGGACTGTgctcaggtggaggtggaggtggttcTAGTGTGAAAGTCATTACCTGTGgtagtgaagtgtgtgtgatgtgtttatcCTCCAgatgctgcctcctctgctgtgacaaGGCACACTGcaggtacacaaacacacacacacacacacacacacacgcacacacgcacacgcgcacacgcacgcacgcacacacacacacacacacacacacacacacacacacacacacacacattaaaacagctgatgtagaagctctgtctctgtcacaggTTCTGATGACGTCATCTACAGCCATGTGGTCATTTCACATCAGGGAACGAATActggtaaccatggcaacatgcATGTTAGTAAACCACCCATGACTGAATCTTTAAATAGAAAccatgctgtgtgtgttccagaGCAGCCACCTGATCCAGATGTTGTGTATTCATCAGTCAGAGTGGGACACAACGAACATGTCTGGATGAACACAACTGGAATCTGACGACGATGAGATGAATGGACGGTACTGCCTTGGGTTAAGATGGTTGGACTCTGATAAAGTGAAGTCAGCTGGTGTTTATGATGCTGATGAGAGTTCATCACAGGTTGGCGGCTCCTCAGCCAGTGGTTTCATGACTGAACGCATTAACACTGTTGTAAACCACAAATTGTTTTTCCTTGGACCTGGTTTGAGCTACTACCAgaatgtttcctgctgcagaagTGAGCTTCAACCTTCATGTGAcgacaaacaaaaataacatcGGTACATTCTGAAGGTGGTGTTGTTTCTAACATACTTCATGGTACCTTCACGTTGGTGCCTTTGCAGGAACCATGAAGTGTCGTCCAGCAAAAGTTTTACTAATGTAAAACCAAGAAGCCTCTGGGAGAAAATCAAACCATATAAACTTCTTTTATTGTTGGATATTGTTTTGAGCATCTGTAGTTTTATTTAGCGATTGAAGTTTAAAACAAAGATTTCTGGGttcaaacaaatatttaagaAGAACAGCAGCCACAACTTGAGGTCAAATGTTTAGTTTAAACCACATAGACTTATTGT carries:
- the LOC114843652 gene encoding uncharacterized protein LOC114843652; the encoded protein is PPVSLNLSPNRLQFFSGDSVSLSCVEGGQTVDGTVRRTRGGTTDRCGPAGSDFGLFQDSSCVLDLLSSYTGLYWCETSSGRSDRVQISVFHREEFPFILEIPAHPVTAGSDVTLRCRNKDGSLRAAYFLKNNAATGDGLKVQELSIRAVQRSDEGLYSCSTDVSEPSPQSWLRVREPTGTSAPPSTTSGTSPPPDVPSLPTHPASSVLAPAALGLVVVLVLVLVLVGLLQLCKKPTGLKVYS